In Macadamia integrifolia cultivar HAES 741 chromosome 12, SCU_Mint_v3, whole genome shotgun sequence, the following are encoded in one genomic region:
- the LOC122057809 gene encoding salicylic acid-binding protein 2-like yields the protein MDVDSLENASFWSYSKPLFDLLECIDHKVLLVAHSAGGFNIAVEMEKYPNKILAGVFTAAYMPDTTHSMSYVLDQGANYTEGWQDTCVVKSGSTTWYFFGDDFLTSKLYHKCPPEDIVLMRTQKMSGSFFDNEMAEMHLTNENYGSVDRFYIANEDDIAVATEYQHVMILACADFLAKTAAKFEVSSPIQSWPALIAMELEVDCQSRPRYCFF from the exons ATGGATGTTGATTCATTAGAAAACGCTTCGTTTTGGAGTTACTCAAAGCCATTGTTTGATCTGTTGGAATGCATAGACCACAAGGTTTTGCTTGTGGCTCACAGTGCAGGAGGATTCAATATTGCTGTTGAAATGGAGAAGTACCCCAACAAGATACTTGCAGGTGTCTTTACTGCTGCTTACATGCCTGATACTACACACAGCATGTCCTATGTGCTCGACCAG GGAGCGAACTATACTGAAGGATGGCAAGACACTTGTGTCGTGAAAAGTGGGAGCACCACATGGTATTTCTTCGGTGATGATTTCTTGACATCAAAACTCTATCACAAGTGCCCTCccgag GATATTGTGCTAATGCGTACACAGAAAATGTCAGGATCGTTCTTTGACAATGAAATGGCTGAAATGCATCTAACAAATGAGAACTATGGTTCAGTTGATCGATTCTACATTGCAAATGAAGACGATATAGCAGTTGCTACCGAATATCAACACGTAATGATCCTGGCCTGCGCTGATTTCTTGGCAAAAACAGCTGCAAAATTCgaagtttcttctcctatccAATCCTGGCCTGCGCTGATTGCTATGGAGTTGGAAGTGGATTGTCAATCTCGGCCTAGATACTGCTTCTTTTAA
- the LOC122057808 gene encoding salicylic acid-binding protein 2-like, with translation MGSSRVSEMAMSIVVVLVLSQLLLANGEEQPTQCSFSQKPPCPPTPTGLGHIVLVHGAGQGQWFWYKVKPILEAAGYYVTTVQLGPSVTMAVDSIANVTFSNYSQPLFDLMECLDHKVLLVAHSAGGFNIAVAMDRYPKKILAAVFIAAYMPDTAHPMSYVLDQEANYPKGGGWLDTCVMTIGNTTWYFFGDDFLGTRLYQMCPPEDIALMHTQKRPGSFFYNEMAEMQLTEENYGSVDRFYIVAGDDLTITTVFQYVMIENFPVKEQKLINSSGHEVMLSKPLELSTNILDIARKYYSSFVTPKAAGDGTWAGWVEMRAKPNSLLRGALWV, from the exons atgggtagtTCTAGGGTAAGTGAAATGGCTATGTCCATTGTGGTGGTGCTCGTGTTGTCGCAGCTCTTGCTGGCCAATGGAGAAGAGCAGCCAACACAATGCAGCTTTAGCCAAAAGCCTCCATGCCCTCCAACGCCAACAGGGTTGGGTCATATTGTTCTTGTCCATGGTGCAGGCCAAGGACAGTGGTTCTGGTACAAGGTTAAACCCATATTGGAGGCTGCAGGGTATTACGTGACAACCGTCCAACTTGGACCTTCAGTCACCATGGCTGTGGATTCAATAGCAAATGTTACGTTTTCAAATTACTCACAACCATTGTTTGATCTGATGGAATGCTTAGACCACAAGGTTTTGCTTGTGGCTCACAGTGCAGGAGGTTTCAATATTGCTGTGGCAATGGACAGGTACCCCAAAAAGATACTTGCAGCAGTGTTTATTGCTGCGTACATGCCTGATACTGCACACCCCATGTCCTATGTCCTCGATCAG GAAGCGAATTATCCTAAAGGTGGAGGATGGCTAGACACTTGTGTCATGACTATTGGGAACACTACATGGTATTTCTTTGGTGATGACTTCTTGGGAACAAGACTCTACCAAATGTGCCCTCctgag GATATCGCCCTAATGCATACACAGAAAAGGCCAGGATCGTTCTTTTACAATGAAATGGCTGAAATGCAACTTACAGAAGAGAATTATGGTTCAGTTGATCGATTCTACATTGTAGCCGGGGACGATTTAACGATTACTACTGTTTTTCAGTACGTAATGATCGAAAATTTTCCGGTGAAGGAGCAGAAGTTGATAAATAGTTCTGGTCATGAGGTTATGCTATCAAAGCCCTTGGAGTTGTCTACTAATATTTTAGATATTGCTAGAAAATATTACTCTTCTTTCGTGACTCCTAAAGCTGCTGGAGATGGAACTTGGGCTGGTTGGGTCGAAATGAGAGCCAAACCAAATTCACTTCTACGTGGTGCCTTGTGGGTTTGA